One Methanomassiliicoccales archaeon DNA window includes the following coding sequences:
- a CDS encoding amino acid ABC transporter ATP-binding protein: MIEAVDIHKKFGDLEVLRGISLKVDPGEVVVIIGPSGSGKSTFLRCLNRLTEPTKGEIYFDGVRITDPNVDINKVRSQIGMVFQSFNLFLHLTAKRNIMLALTEVKGIEKGEAERIAMEALDKVGLSDKADAYPGQLSGGQQQRVAIARAIAMNPKLIMFDEPTSALDPELIGEVLDVMKSLAKGGMTMIVVSHEMGFAREVSDRVVFMDHGVILEEGPPAEIFSNPKHERTRVFLRRILHE; encoded by the coding sequence TTGATCGAGGCCGTCGATATACACAAGAAATTCGGCGACCTGGAGGTGCTGAGAGGTATCTCTCTCAAAGTCGATCCTGGCGAGGTTGTAGTCATCATTGGCCCGTCTGGTAGTGGTAAGAGTACCTTCCTCCGTTGTCTGAATCGGTTGACCGAGCCAACGAAAGGAGAAATCTATTTTGACGGCGTCAGGATCACCGATCCAAACGTCGACATCAACAAGGTACGTTCTCAAATTGGCATGGTCTTTCAGAGTTTCAATCTCTTTCTTCATTTAACGGCAAAAAGGAACATCATGCTCGCTCTTACAGAGGTCAAAGGCATTGAAAAGGGAGAGGCCGAAAGAATTGCGATGGAAGCACTTGACAAGGTCGGTTTGTCTGATAAAGCCGACGCCTACCCCGGACAGTTGTCTGGCGGACAGCAACAGCGGGTCGCCATAGCGAGGGCAATCGCCATGAATCCGAAGCTCATCATGTTCGACGAGCCCACCTCCGCCCTCGATCCGGAACTGATCGGTGAGGTTCTCGATGTCATGAAGAGTTTGGCTAAAGGGGGCATGACGATGATTGTCGTCTCACATGAAATGGGTTTTGCAAGAGAAGTTTCCGATCGCGTCGTTTTCATGGATCATGGCGTGATTCTGGAGGAGGGGCCGCCGGCAGAGATATTCTCAAATCCGA
- a CDS encoding helix-turn-helix domain-containing protein, translating to MDDTLSLESRRKIYQYIAQNPGTYLREMERALSMQPGVLSYHLDVMEKRGLIKSEGDGYIKRYFPAEKFKQRDRRIVSLLRQESPRKILLHILLNGSSSFQSLASAIGLSKSTVSYHLKKLASAGIIFARKVEREFVYGIENPDEVANLLITLQESLESDAVDRFVDIWRKLGK from the coding sequence ATGGATGACACCCTCAGCCTCGAGAGTAGAAGGAAGATCTACCAGTACATTGCCCAGAACCCAGGGACCTATCTCAGGGAGATGGAGCGTGCACTCTCGATGCAACCTGGTGTCCTTTCCTACCATCTCGATGTCATGGAAAAGCGAGGGTTGATCAAGTCTGAAGGCGATGGCTATATCAAGAGATATTTTCCCGCTGAGAAGTTCAAGCAGCGTGACAGACGTATCGTCTCGCTCCTCAGGCAGGAATCGCCGAGGAAGATTCTGCTGCATATACTCCTCAACGGGTCTTCCAGTTTTCAATCATTGGCGAGCGCAATCGGTCTTTCGAAGTCGACGGTTTCTTATCACTTGAAGAAGCTTGCTTCTGCAGGAATCATTTTCGCAAGAAAGGTCGAAAGGGAGTTTGTTTACGGCATTGAAAATCCTGATGAAGTTGCAAATCTCTTGATCACTTTACAGGAAAGCCTGGAAAGCGATGCAGTCGATCGCTTCGTTGACATTTGGAGGAAATTAGGGAAGTGA
- a CDS encoding basic amino acid ABC transporter substrate-binding protein: MIGVKRKAWAVIGVVVVISLIASSFAGCIGERETSVDIIKSRGKLIVGTSGGFPPFEVINETTQQLEGLDIDLAYRIGQELGVTVEIRNMDFAALIGAVKTGMIDMAIAGMTITEERNKSVAFSKPYFRADQAIVVKADRTDINSPADLAGKKIAVNQGTTGDFWVDENLVATGLVAEQDVHKFGFASDALLELVADRVDALVIDSPVAEMYVARTSGLKVVYTIVTNEYYGICMNKNAVELIEFVNDLIEEMEASGEMQALIDKWF, encoded by the coding sequence ATGATAGGCGTGAAGAGGAAGGCATGGGCAGTAATCGGCGTCGTCGTTGTGATCTCGCTCATCGCCTCATCATTTGCTGGGTGCATTGGTGAGAGAGAGACGTCGGTGGACATTATTAAGAGCAGGGGAAAACTCATTGTTGGCACTTCTGGCGGATTCCCGCCCTTTGAAGTCATCAACGAAACGACGCAGCAGCTTGAAGGTCTCGATATTGATCTGGCTTACCGCATCGGCCAAGAACTTGGGGTGACAGTAGAGATCAGGAACATGGATTTCGCAGCACTGATCGGTGCAGTTAAGACTGGCATGATCGACATGGCGATCGCGGGGATGACGATTACGGAGGAAAGAAACAAGTCTGTCGCCTTTTCGAAGCCTTATTTCAGAGCGGACCAGGCGATCGTTGTCAAGGCGGACAGGACGGATATCAACTCGCCAGCAGATCTCGCCGGTAAGAAGATCGCCGTCAACCAAGGGACGACCGGGGACTTCTGGGTCGATGAGAATCTGGTAGCTACTGGACTTGTCGCCGAACAGGACGTTCACAAGTTTGGATTTGCATCAGACGCCCTGCTGGAACTTGTTGCTGACAGGGTCGATGCGCTCGTTATTGATTCGCCAGTTGCCGAGATGTATGTGGCTAGGACATCAGGGCTCAAAGTCGTCTACACGATCGTGACGAACGAGTACTACGGTATCTGCATGAACAAGAATGCGGTCGAGCTCATCGAATTTGTCAACGACTTGATCGAGGAGATGGAGGCCTCTGGTGAGATGCAGGCGCTTATCGACAAGTGGTTCTGA
- a CDS encoding amino acid ABC transporter permease codes for MGLEIIANNLGFFLKGAILTLEISLAAIALGFALGVPMGLARISRVLPVRALATGYVEALRGTPLLVQIFIVYFGLPSIGIYLDPLVSGILAVGLNSAAYQAEILRGGIQSVPKGQMEAARSMGMTYGQSMRRVVLPQAMRLIIPPMTNEFIILIKDSSLVSAISVWELTLVAKELNAKYFDPFTIFLFVAAVYFIMTFATSKILRVVEKKTAIPGFGAGD; via the coding sequence ATGGGCCTCGAGATTATAGCGAATAACCTCGGATTTTTCCTGAAGGGAGCGATCCTGACACTTGAAATTAGTCTGGCGGCAATCGCACTGGGCTTCGCGCTCGGCGTCCCGATGGGGCTCGCAAGGATCTCGAGGGTTTTACCAGTCAGGGCGCTCGCAACTGGTTACGTCGAAGCGCTGCGCGGTACGCCATTGCTTGTCCAGATCTTTATCGTCTACTTCGGCTTGCCCTCGATCGGCATCTACCTCGATCCTCTCGTGTCTGGCATCCTTGCGGTAGGCCTCAACAGCGCGGCGTATCAGGCTGAGATCCTCCGTGGCGGAATTCAATCGGTGCCGAAGGGGCAGATGGAAGCGGCACGTTCAATGGGTATGACTTACGGACAGTCGATGCGTCGTGTCGTGCTACCGCAGGCAATGCGCCTCATCATCCCCCCGATGACGAACGAATTCATAATATTGATAAAGGACTCTTCTTTAGTGAGTGCGATCAGTGTATGGGAACTGACTCTCGTGGCGAAGGAGCTAAACGCAAAATATTTCGACCCCTTCACGATCTTTCTCTTCGTCGCCGCCGTGTATTTCATCATGACATTCGCAACGTCGAAAATCTTGAGGGTCGTGGAAAAGAAGACGGCGATTCCGGGCTTCGGCGCAGGGGATTGA